Proteins from a single region of Neodiprion virginianus isolate iyNeoVirg1 chromosome 4, iyNeoVirg1.1, whole genome shotgun sequence:
- the LOC124303843 gene encoding spondin-1 codes for MIRVVLTLCLLAEALASCPMRPSAQYTTTRRYPGDGGYQIAISGTSDKYIPNAVYTLSLQGSRTHAKFQQFTRFTLSVESLYLRDSPISRVGFFQLFPDSLTTFNEDCVNTISEATDYPKSEVQVMWRAPASGSGCVVFNAMVFEGVDRWYAEDGNLTRTFCEISDEESADVLKEKRCCACDEAKYSIIFEGIWSNRTHPKDFPFSTWLTHFSDLIGASHEPRFSFWGREHTATDGFRQLAEWGSVSGVEAELRTKTKHLRTLVKASGLWYPRVNTNTTTSFRVDRKHHMLSAASMLGPSPDWVVGVSKLNLCQEDCTWIKSMTIDLYPWDAGTDNGISYMSPNSETKPREKMKPITTSYPEDPRSPFYDPSGKPMLPLARFYINREKIFKKGCDEETLKEQIAELEVAENTEDTSRPECVTSEWTPWSSCSVSCGKGLRMRTREYLMLEKATMLNCNRQLVSKEMCVAAIAECPGQEEEPEAPLFGTEEICQTTSWSGWSECSSTCGVGFKMRTRKFNNRMGRKKCPHIQIVEKQKCMEPACESGTEELLDPVCKVSGWSDWSPCSASCGKGVKMRMRLLMVDPSLQQECSSRVEMLQQRPCEGQSDCTFDMATAKVVCMEEADPGPCRGYFQRWAFQPNKLMCVPFGYGGCRGNRNNFLTNEECTQTCGIVRAALTGEPIPIPNSRTAPTPHSTQSLPPIDCMVTPWSPWTPCSVTCGTGRVSSTRMIKRRPENGGRACPRKLHRRSRCQLAPCE; via the exons ATGATCCGAGTTGTGTTGACGCTCTGTCTCTTGGCAGAGGCCCTTGCCAGCTGCCCCATGAGACCTTCTGCACAATATACCACGACCCGACGCTACCCTGGTGACGGTGGTTACCAAATCGCCATAAGTGGAACTTCCGATAAGTACATACCAAACGCTGTGTACACGCTCAGTCTTCAGg GATCACGGACACATGCAAAGTTCCAGCAATTTACGAGATTCACCCTCTCTGTCGAATCTCTATATTTACGCGACAGTCCAATCTCACGCGTTGGTTTCTTCCAACTATTTCCCGATTCCTTGACAACATTTAATGAGGATTGTGTGAACACCATCTCTGAAGCAACAGACTATCCCAAATCCGAG GTCCAAGTGATGTGGAGGGCTCCAGCTTCGGGTTCAGGTTGCGTTGTTTTCAATGCTATGGTATTCGAAGGCGTCGATCGTTGGTATGCCGAAGATGGCAATTTGACAAGAACGTTCTGCGAAATTAGTGACGAGGAATCCGCAGATGTACTGAAAGAGAAACGCTGCTGCGCGTGTGACGAAGCCAAGTATTCC ATCATATTTGAAGGAATTTGGTCGAACCGCACTCACCCTAAAGACTTTCCATTCTCAACATGGTTGACACACTTCAGCGACTTAATTGGTGCATCGCACGAACCCAGGTTTTCGTTTTGGGGTCGTGAGCATACTGCAACTGATGGGTTCCGACAGTTGGCTGAATGGGGAAGTGTTTCCGGTGTTGAGGCCGAGCTCAGAACCAAGACTAAACATTTGAGAACATTGGTCAAGGCTTCGGGTCTCTGGTATCCTAGAGTGAACACAAATACCACCACCAGCTTCAG GGTTGATCGTAAACACCATATGCTCTCTGCGGCGTCGATGTTGGGTCCGTCTCCTGACTGGGTCGTGGGAGTCAGCAAATTGAACCTTTGCCAAGAAGACTGTACGTGGATTAAGAGTATGACCATTGATCTTTACCCATGGGATGCTGGTACAGACAATGGAATCTCGTACATGTCACCCAACTCCGAAACTAAGCCGCGAGAGAAGATGAAGCCTATAACCACCTCGTATCCAGAGGATCCACGGTCACCGTTTTACGATCCTTCCGGTAAACCGATGCTGCCGTTGGCAAGGTTTTACATAAACAGAGAGAAGATATTCAAAAAAGGCTGTGATGAAGAGACCCTTAAGGAGCAAATTGCTGAACTCGAAGTCGCTGAGAATACGGAGGATACATCGAGac CCGAATGTGTTACATCGGAATGGACCCCCTGGTCATCCTGTTCGGTAAGTTGTGGGAAGGGCCTCCGAATGCGCACCAGAGAATATCTAATGTTAGAGAAAGCCACCATGCTGAATTGCAACCGTCAACTCGTATCAAAAGAAATGTGCGTCGCCGCTATCGCTGAGTGCCC TGGCCAGGAAGAAGAACCTGAAGCGCCATTATTTGGAACTGAGGAAATTTGCCAAACTACAAGCTGGTCTGGCTGGTCTGAGTGCTCAAGTACGTGTGGTGTAGGATTCAAAATGCGTACcagaaaattcaataatcGTATGGGTCGGAAGAAATGTCCACACATTCAAATAGTCGAGAAGCAAAAGTGTATGGAGCCAGCGTGTGAATCCGGAACTGAGGAACTTCTCGATCCAGTTTGCAAA GTATCTGGGTGGTCTGACTGGTCACCTTGCAGTGCTTCTTGTGGTAAGGGAGTCAAGATGAGGATGAGATTGTTGATGGTAGATCCGTCCTTGCAACAAGAGTGTTCTTCTCGCGTCGAAATGCTTCAACAAAGACCTTGCGAAGGCCAATCGGACTGCACCTTCGACATGGCAACGGCAAAGG TTGTTTGCATGGAAGAGGCTGATCCAGGTCCTTGTCGAGGATACTTTCAACGTTGGGCGTTCCAACCAAATAAATTGATGTGCGTTCCGTTCGGATACGGTGGATGTCGTGGAAACCGCAACAACTTCCTCACCAACGAAGAGTGTACACAAACTTGTGGCATC GTAAGAGCAGCTCTCACCGGGGAACCAATTCCAATTCCGAATTCGAGGACGGCGCCAACTCCACATTCAACTCAAAGTCTGCCTCCTATCGATTGCATGGTTACTCCGTGGTCTCCATGGACGCCGTGCAGCGTCACTTGTGGAACGGGTCGAGTTTCCAGTACCAGAATGATAAAA CGTCGTCCTGAGAACGGTGGACGAGCTTGTCCAAGGAAATTGCATCGTCGGTCTCGATGTCAGCTTGCTCCATGCGAATGA
- the LOC124303845 gene encoding uncharacterized protein LOC124303845 isoform X2: MLQGTTYWTDLFVRHFLFQAEHTIDGDDLLFFVRKKHVKTSSRYLPKFETEVDVFRKDSKKLPIGDPDIDWEETVYLNLVVHQFDYTLTLAICTRTSPKELQVLRRHSQKVYASPSRRRMDAKGDLEEMTYPHICFMVDNFDEVFCDILVRDGEMVCVELVASDRDGAVQGVIFLGSIRYDALKKVYDARSSLSTKMAQRMTFGLFSGAASQRVEFVRMKGPQGKGHAEMAVTKPKGSGAETPTSEPGYCATDALWDADWDDAEEIFMYRHQRRLSDPSANLNNFVRGGWRTKPDSAATKARSENEGLDSMANGLSEIEAGDVRDAEVQETCSWGGRGSPHLIGNSRSPRSQRRRSPLLPARYVNRKQRNSRELPNENVSPSRKEAYHETGGPQNHHIEVGSEILPPGPCLTDDNVRQKLDSGAILVHGKEELPLNYTDDNNTVSTDADRRMFKSTESLSAESLHRTIDSGDIELANGTTVIADDTLKNKNQNESTPCDKNANTKIPRTNGCAQKQSATLPRRRRRRALHGSLRGTPLPPHRVTPDGTAIYYWCELPRRPGSQELDDGAYNPLWTMRGFTQTFHFWKETRRAQSVPLNAFLTYITLPWWSIAKDILDHREGPILTF, translated from the exons ATGCTCCAGGGTACAACATATTGGACAGACTTATTCGTGCGTCACTTCCTATTCCAAGCAGAGCACACCATAGACGGTGACGATCTGCTATTTTTCGTACGCAAGAAACACGTCAAAACTTCGTCGCGTTACTTACCCAAGTTCGAAACAGAAGTTGACGTCTTCCGCAAGGATAGCAAGAAGCTTCCTATTGGCGATCCAGATATTGACTGGGAAGAAACTGTGTACCTGAATCTTGTAGTGCATCAATTTGATTACACCCTCACGTTGGCGATCTGCACTAGAACGAGCCCGAAAGAACTTCAG GTTCTTCGAAGACACTCGCAAAAAGTTTACGCTAGTCCAAGCCGCCGTCGCATGGATGCCAAGGGCGACCTGGAAGAAATGACTTACCCACACATCTGTTTTATGGTGGATAACTTTGACGAAGTTTTCTGTGATATCTTAGTCAGGGATGGTGAAATGGTCTGTGTTGAACTAGTGGCTTCGGATAGAGACGGTGCTGTTCAAGGCGTCATTTTTCTCGGATCCATCCGCTACGACGCTTTAAAGAAAGTATATGATGCTAGG TCTAGTTTGAGTACAAAAATGGCACAGCGAATGACGTTCGGTCTCTTTTCTGGAGCAGCGTCACAGAGGGTCGAGTTCGTTCGAATGAAAGGCCCTCAAG GTAAAGGTCACGCAGAAATGGCCGTGACAAAGCCGAAAGGATCCGGCGCCGAGACTCCGACTTCCGAGCCAGGTTACTGCGCTACAGACGCCTTGTGGGACGCCGACTGGGATGACGCCGAGGAGATCTTCATGTACCGTCACCAGAGACGTCTCTCAGATCCGAGTGCGAATTTGAACAACTTTGTTCGCGGCGGATGGCGGACAAAGCCGGATTCTGCGGCCACGAAAGCTCGGTCAGAGAACGAGGGACTGGACTCGATGGCCAACGGGCTTAGTGAGATAGAAGCGGGCGATGTTCGGGATG CGGAAGTGCAGGAGACTTGCAGCTGGGGCGGGCGGGGCTCGCCACACTTGATTGGAAATAGCAGAAGTCCACGCTCGCAACGGAGAAGATCGCCTCTACTGCCTGCGAGGTACGTCAACCGGAAACAACGAAACTCCCGGGAACttccaaatgaaaatgtgtcACCCAGTCGCAAGGAGGCCTATCACGAGACTGGCG GCCCCCAGAATCACCATATCGAAGTCGGAAGTGAAATACTGCCACCAGGGCCGTGTCTGACAGATGACAACGTACGGCAAAAGTTAGACTCCGGAGCGATATTAGTCCACGGAAAAGAGGAGCTGCCTCTGAATTACACGGACGATAATAACACCGTGAGCACCGACGCCGATCGTCGGATGTTTAAGAGTACGGAAAGTCTGAGCGCCGAGTCGCTCCATCGGACCATCGACAGTGGCGATATCGAACTCGCGAATGGAACGACGGTTATCGCCGATGACACCCTCAAGAACAAAAACCAGAACGAGTCGACGCCCTGCGACAAAAACGCAAACACTAAAATACCGAGAACCAATGGATGCGCCCAAAAACAAAGTGCGACACTCCCCAGAAGGCGAAGGCGACGCGCTCTTCACGGAAGCCTTCGAGGAACTCCGCTGCCTCCACATCGGGTCACTCCCGATGGTACGGCCATCTACTATTGGTGCGAGCTCCCGCGCCGCCCCGGTTCACAGG AACTCGACGACGGAGCGTACAATCCATTGTGGACCATGCGCGGATTCACGCAGACGTTTCACTTCTGGAAGGAGACGCGGCGGGCCCAGTCAGTTCCTCTCAACGCTTTCTTGACATACATCACGCTACCTTGGTGGAGCATAGCCAAAG atatATTAGATCACAGAGAAGGTCCGATTCTGACGTTCTAG
- the LOC124303845 gene encoding uncharacterized protein KIAA0930 homolog isoform X3: MASLAGGSTGLLRPPTMLEQLLEEINFQRTKEMRQLLKDDSGFVMLQGTTYWTDLFVRHFLFQAEHTIDGDDLLFFVRKKHVKTSSRYLPKFETEVDVFRKDSKKLPIGDPDIDWEETVYLNLVVHQFDYTLTLAICTRTSPKELQVLRRHSQKVYASPSRRRMDAKGDLEEMTYPHICFMVDNFDEVFCDILVRDGEMVCVELVASDRDGAVQGVIFLGSIRYDALKKVYDARSSLSTKMAQRMTFGLFSGAASQRVEFVRMKGPQGKGHAEMAVTKPKGSGAETPTSEPGYCATDALWDADWDDAEEIFMYRHQRRLSDPSANLNNFVRGGWRTKPDSAATKARSENEGLDSMANGLSEIEAGDVRDELDDGAYNPLWTMRGFTQTFHFWKETRRAQSVPLNAFLTYITLPWWSIAKDILDHREGPILTF, from the exons ATGGCTAGTTTGGCCGGTGGATCCACCGGATTATTGCGTCCTCCGACGATGCTTGAACAGCTATTGGAGGAGATTAATTTTCAGAGGACAAAGGAGATGCGTCAGCTACTCAAAGATG ATTCGGGTTTCGTCATGCTCCAGGGTACAACATATTGGACAGACTTATTCGTGCGTCACTTCCTATTCCAAGCAGAGCACACCATAGACGGTGACGATCTGCTATTTTTCGTACGCAAGAAACACGTCAAAACTTCGTCGCGTTACTTACCCAAGTTCGAAACAGAAGTTGACGTCTTCCGCAAGGATAGCAAGAAGCTTCCTATTGGCGATCCAGATATTGACTGGGAAGAAACTGTGTACCTGAATCTTGTAGTGCATCAATTTGATTACACCCTCACGTTGGCGATCTGCACTAGAACGAGCCCGAAAGAACTTCAG GTTCTTCGAAGACACTCGCAAAAAGTTTACGCTAGTCCAAGCCGCCGTCGCATGGATGCCAAGGGCGACCTGGAAGAAATGACTTACCCACACATCTGTTTTATGGTGGATAACTTTGACGAAGTTTTCTGTGATATCTTAGTCAGGGATGGTGAAATGGTCTGTGTTGAACTAGTGGCTTCGGATAGAGACGGTGCTGTTCAAGGCGTCATTTTTCTCGGATCCATCCGCTACGACGCTTTAAAGAAAGTATATGATGCTAGG TCTAGTTTGAGTACAAAAATGGCACAGCGAATGACGTTCGGTCTCTTTTCTGGAGCAGCGTCACAGAGGGTCGAGTTCGTTCGAATGAAAGGCCCTCAAG GTAAAGGTCACGCAGAAATGGCCGTGACAAAGCCGAAAGGATCCGGCGCCGAGACTCCGACTTCCGAGCCAGGTTACTGCGCTACAGACGCCTTGTGGGACGCCGACTGGGATGACGCCGAGGAGATCTTCATGTACCGTCACCAGAGACGTCTCTCAGATCCGAGTGCGAATTTGAACAACTTTGTTCGCGGCGGATGGCGGACAAAGCCGGATTCTGCGGCCACGAAAGCTCGGTCAGAGAACGAGGGACTGGACTCGATGGCCAACGGGCTTAGTGAGATAGAAGCGGGCGATGTTCGGGATG AACTCGACGACGGAGCGTACAATCCATTGTGGACCATGCGCGGATTCACGCAGACGTTTCACTTCTGGAAGGAGACGCGGCGGGCCCAGTCAGTTCCTCTCAACGCTTTCTTGACATACATCACGCTACCTTGGTGGAGCATAGCCAAAG atatATTAGATCACAGAGAAGGTCCGATTCTGACGTTCTAG
- the LOC124303845 gene encoding uncharacterized protein LOC124303845 isoform X1, which yields MASLAGGSTGLLRPPTMLEQLLEEINFQRTKEMRQLLKDDSGFVMLQGTTYWTDLFVRHFLFQAEHTIDGDDLLFFVRKKHVKTSSRYLPKFETEVDVFRKDSKKLPIGDPDIDWEETVYLNLVVHQFDYTLTLAICTRTSPKELQVLRRHSQKVYASPSRRRMDAKGDLEEMTYPHICFMVDNFDEVFCDILVRDGEMVCVELVASDRDGAVQGVIFLGSIRYDALKKVYDARSSLSTKMAQRMTFGLFSGAASQRVEFVRMKGPQGKGHAEMAVTKPKGSGAETPTSEPGYCATDALWDADWDDAEEIFMYRHQRRLSDPSANLNNFVRGGWRTKPDSAATKARSENEGLDSMANGLSEIEAGDVRDAEVQETCSWGGRGSPHLIGNSRSPRSQRRRSPLLPARYVNRKQRNSRELPNENVSPSRKEAYHETGGPQNHHIEVGSEILPPGPCLTDDNVRQKLDSGAILVHGKEELPLNYTDDNNTVSTDADRRMFKSTESLSAESLHRTIDSGDIELANGTTVIADDTLKNKNQNESTPCDKNANTKIPRTNGCAQKQSATLPRRRRRRALHGSLRGTPLPPHRVTPDGTAIYYWCELPRRPGSQELDDGAYNPLWTMRGFTQTFHFWKETRRAQSVPLNAFLTYITLPWWSIAKDILDHREGPILTF from the exons ATGGCTAGTTTGGCCGGTGGATCCACCGGATTATTGCGTCCTCCGACGATGCTTGAACAGCTATTGGAGGAGATTAATTTTCAGAGGACAAAGGAGATGCGTCAGCTACTCAAAGATG ATTCGGGTTTCGTCATGCTCCAGGGTACAACATATTGGACAGACTTATTCGTGCGTCACTTCCTATTCCAAGCAGAGCACACCATAGACGGTGACGATCTGCTATTTTTCGTACGCAAGAAACACGTCAAAACTTCGTCGCGTTACTTACCCAAGTTCGAAACAGAAGTTGACGTCTTCCGCAAGGATAGCAAGAAGCTTCCTATTGGCGATCCAGATATTGACTGGGAAGAAACTGTGTACCTGAATCTTGTAGTGCATCAATTTGATTACACCCTCACGTTGGCGATCTGCACTAGAACGAGCCCGAAAGAACTTCAG GTTCTTCGAAGACACTCGCAAAAAGTTTACGCTAGTCCAAGCCGCCGTCGCATGGATGCCAAGGGCGACCTGGAAGAAATGACTTACCCACACATCTGTTTTATGGTGGATAACTTTGACGAAGTTTTCTGTGATATCTTAGTCAGGGATGGTGAAATGGTCTGTGTTGAACTAGTGGCTTCGGATAGAGACGGTGCTGTTCAAGGCGTCATTTTTCTCGGATCCATCCGCTACGACGCTTTAAAGAAAGTATATGATGCTAGG TCTAGTTTGAGTACAAAAATGGCACAGCGAATGACGTTCGGTCTCTTTTCTGGAGCAGCGTCACAGAGGGTCGAGTTCGTTCGAATGAAAGGCCCTCAAG GTAAAGGTCACGCAGAAATGGCCGTGACAAAGCCGAAAGGATCCGGCGCCGAGACTCCGACTTCCGAGCCAGGTTACTGCGCTACAGACGCCTTGTGGGACGCCGACTGGGATGACGCCGAGGAGATCTTCATGTACCGTCACCAGAGACGTCTCTCAGATCCGAGTGCGAATTTGAACAACTTTGTTCGCGGCGGATGGCGGACAAAGCCGGATTCTGCGGCCACGAAAGCTCGGTCAGAGAACGAGGGACTGGACTCGATGGCCAACGGGCTTAGTGAGATAGAAGCGGGCGATGTTCGGGATG CGGAAGTGCAGGAGACTTGCAGCTGGGGCGGGCGGGGCTCGCCACACTTGATTGGAAATAGCAGAAGTCCACGCTCGCAACGGAGAAGATCGCCTCTACTGCCTGCGAGGTACGTCAACCGGAAACAACGAAACTCCCGGGAACttccaaatgaaaatgtgtcACCCAGTCGCAAGGAGGCCTATCACGAGACTGGCG GCCCCCAGAATCACCATATCGAAGTCGGAAGTGAAATACTGCCACCAGGGCCGTGTCTGACAGATGACAACGTACGGCAAAAGTTAGACTCCGGAGCGATATTAGTCCACGGAAAAGAGGAGCTGCCTCTGAATTACACGGACGATAATAACACCGTGAGCACCGACGCCGATCGTCGGATGTTTAAGAGTACGGAAAGTCTGAGCGCCGAGTCGCTCCATCGGACCATCGACAGTGGCGATATCGAACTCGCGAATGGAACGACGGTTATCGCCGATGACACCCTCAAGAACAAAAACCAGAACGAGTCGACGCCCTGCGACAAAAACGCAAACACTAAAATACCGAGAACCAATGGATGCGCCCAAAAACAAAGTGCGACACTCCCCAGAAGGCGAAGGCGACGCGCTCTTCACGGAAGCCTTCGAGGAACTCCGCTGCCTCCACATCGGGTCACTCCCGATGGTACGGCCATCTACTATTGGTGCGAGCTCCCGCGCCGCCCCGGTTCACAGG AACTCGACGACGGAGCGTACAATCCATTGTGGACCATGCGCGGATTCACGCAGACGTTTCACTTCTGGAAGGAGACGCGGCGGGCCCAGTCAGTTCCTCTCAACGCTTTCTTGACATACATCACGCTACCTTGGTGGAGCATAGCCAAAG atatATTAGATCACAGAGAAGGTCCGATTCTGACGTTCTAG